A stretch of the Sphingosinithalassobacter tenebrarum genome encodes the following:
- a CDS encoding leucyl aminopeptidase family protein, producing MTDLSTLLQADRGQSARSIHIVDAKTFDDWLASQPPRARAAAAAQKLKPTGYANAILPGDGPEDWSVVTVVANVDKLSPWCLAKLAETLPEGTYRLEGREPGPATYGWLTAQYRFEKYRTDDKAQGPRVLLTNEPASIDETLLLANVTFKIRDLINAGASDMGPADLEAHAEGIAKAYGGTLTVTRGDELVRGYPMIHAVGKAAGKGREPRLIEIEWGNPDHPRVAIIGKGVVFDSGGLDIKPASGMRLMKKDMGGSAHALGLAELVMASKLPVRLHMLVPAVENAVSGEAFRPGDVLNTRKGVTVENSNTDAEGRLILGDAITKAGEGNPELMLDFATLTGAARVALGADLTGLFANDDTLANDLLGAAESESDPAWRLPLWDPYDEMLKSDVADMVNAAEGTPFGGAITAALFLRRFVPEGVQWAHHDIFCWRQSAKPGRPKGADAVSLRATWKALKDRYGK from the coding sequence ATGACTGATCTCTCGACGCTCCTTCAGGCCGATCGCGGCCAATCCGCCCGCTCCATTCACATCGTCGATGCCAAGACCTTCGACGACTGGCTCGCTTCGCAGCCGCCGCGCGCCCGCGCCGCCGCCGCCGCGCAGAAGCTGAAGCCCACCGGCTATGCCAATGCGATCCTGCCGGGCGATGGGCCCGAGGACTGGTCGGTCGTCACCGTGGTCGCCAATGTCGACAAGCTTTCGCCCTGGTGCCTCGCCAAGCTCGCCGAGACGCTGCCCGAAGGCACCTATCGCCTCGAAGGACGCGAGCCGGGCCCGGCCACCTATGGCTGGCTGACCGCGCAATACCGGTTCGAGAAATACAGGACCGACGACAAGGCGCAGGGCCCGCGCGTCCTGCTGACCAACGAACCGGCGAGCATCGACGAGACGCTGCTGCTGGCGAACGTCACCTTCAAGATCCGCGACCTGATCAATGCCGGCGCATCGGACATGGGCCCGGCCGATCTGGAGGCGCATGCCGAAGGCATTGCCAAGGCCTATGGCGGCACGCTGACTGTCACCCGCGGCGACGAGCTGGTGCGCGGCTATCCGATGATCCATGCGGTCGGCAAGGCAGCGGGCAAGGGCCGCGAGCCGCGCCTGATCGAAATCGAATGGGGCAATCCCGATCACCCGCGCGTCGCGATCATCGGCAAGGGCGTGGTGTTCGATTCGGGCGGGCTCGACATCAAGCCGGCATCGGGCATGCGGCTGATGAAGAAGGATATGGGCGGTTCGGCGCACGCGCTGGGTCTGGCCGAACTGGTGATGGCATCGAAGCTGCCGGTCCGGCTGCACATGCTCGTGCCCGCGGTAGAAAACGCCGTGTCGGGCGAAGCCTTCCGTCCCGGCGACGTGCTCAACACCCGCAAGGGGGTGACCGTCGAGAACAGCAATACCGACGCCGAGGGTCGCCTGATCCTGGGCGACGCGATCACCAAGGCAGGCGAAGGCAACCCCGAGCTGATGCTCGATTTCGCGACTCTCACCGGCGCCGCGCGCGTCGCGCTCGGCGCGGACCTCACCGGCCTGTTCGCCAATGACGACACGCTTGCAAACGATCTGCTGGGCGCCGCCGAAAGCGAATCCGATCCCGCATGGCGCCTGCCGCTCTGGGATCCCTATGACGAGATGCTGAAATCCGACGTTGCCGACATGGTCAACGCGGCCGAGGGCACGCCGTTCGGCGGTGCGATCACGGCCGCGCTGTTCCTGCGCCGCTTCGTTCCCGAGGGCGTGCAATGGGCGCATCACGACATCTTCTGCTGGCGCCAGTCGGCCAAGCCCGGCCGCCCCAAGGGCGCCGACGCGGTAAGCCTGCGCGCGACGTGGAAGGCGCTCAAGGACCGCTACGGCAAATGA
- a CDS encoding energy transducer TonB: protein MLIASLLILATQDAAAAATPIDQAKWITAAQYPQGARDAGEEGTVGYVLLVDAEGKVTNCAISRPTRSWRLDTATCRILRERARFTPARDAQGRAVPGRFEGAFTWQLAR from the coding sequence ATGCTGATCGCCTCCCTTTTGATACTCGCCACCCAGGACGCCGCAGCCGCCGCCACGCCGATCGATCAGGCGAAGTGGATCACCGCCGCGCAATATCCGCAGGGCGCCCGCGACGCCGGCGAAGAAGGCACGGTCGGCTATGTCCTGCTGGTCGATGCCGAGGGTAAGGTCACGAACTGCGCGATTTCGCGCCCGACCCGCTCCTGGCGTCTCGACACCGCCACCTGCCGCATCCTGCGCGAACGCGCCCGCTTCACGCCCGCGCGCGATGCGCAGGGCCGCGCCGTGCCCGGCCGCTTTGAAGGCGCCTTCACCTGGCAACTGGCGCGCTAG
- a CDS encoding peptidylprolyl isomerase codes for MLRVFRNITKSRIGLIVVFIVLGIIALAFAAADITGIGGIGRGSGAVVARVGDREITEKELKDRVQIAIDNLRRRGQTVTMEQFLAAGGLERALDQIISSAAAEQFARRHGIQVSRRLIDGVIASNTAFQGPDGKFDQQTYETLLARERISEADLRADLRAGAYTDWLIGPTSNAGQAPMALAAPYAALMTEERKGAIAFIPMLAMDPGEEPTDEQVAEFYEQNKQRYTIPERRVIRYAEVSPETLEDRTRATDEEIQQAYRAAGDRFAATEKRSVDQLIVGDQESAARIAEAVKGGQSIAAAARAEGLEPRSFDSVTREALAEETSDEVAQAVFAADANSAVGPIRSPLGWQVLRVSSVEQVAARSIADVRDTLAEEVRGKKLVQALVTMRDEIGDAIADGGTFQEVLGDTGLEATSTAPLLANGRNPDEPEAEPDEALQPLLSAGFQMSADSEPQLVAIDDTHFAVITVAKIVPATPRPLDEIRDRVARDYRVDKAVAKAREVAAEVVEAVKGGKSLREALAATGERLPPPSPIDTTRARIAQMGEQIPPPVQLLFNMQPGTARLIEGNSREGYYVVHLEAIEPHDASEVPELVQGMHGSIARSIGNELAGQLIGALQRDIGVSRNADAIARVRRDLTNQGN; via the coding sequence ATGCTCAGAGTTTTCCGCAACATCACCAAGTCGCGCATCGGCCTGATCGTGGTGTTCATCGTCCTCGGCATCATTGCGCTGGCATTCGCCGCCGCCGACATCACCGGAATCGGTGGAATCGGTCGCGGATCGGGTGCCGTCGTCGCGCGCGTGGGCGATCGCGAGATCACCGAGAAAGAGCTGAAGGATCGTGTTCAGATCGCGATCGACAATCTGCGCCGTCGCGGACAGACGGTGACGATGGAGCAGTTCCTTGCCGCGGGCGGGCTCGAACGCGCGCTCGACCAGATCATCAGTTCGGCGGCGGCGGAGCAGTTCGCGCGCCGGCACGGCATCCAGGTCAGCCGTCGCCTGATCGACGGTGTGATCGCCAGCAACACCGCCTTTCAGGGCCCGGACGGAAAGTTCGACCAGCAGACCTATGAGACGCTGCTCGCGCGGGAACGCATCTCCGAGGCCGATTTGCGTGCCGACCTGCGTGCCGGCGCCTATACCGACTGGCTGATCGGGCCGACGTCGAATGCCGGCCAGGCGCCGATGGCGCTGGCCGCGCCCTATGCCGCGCTGATGACCGAGGAACGCAAGGGCGCGATCGCCTTCATCCCGATGCTGGCGATGGACCCGGGCGAGGAACCGACCGACGAACAGGTCGCCGAATTCTACGAACAGAACAAGCAGCGCTACACCATCCCCGAGCGCCGCGTGATCCGCTATGCCGAAGTCTCGCCCGAAACGCTCGAGGATCGCACCCGGGCGACCGATGAGGAAATCCAGCAGGCCTATCGCGCCGCGGGCGACCGCTTCGCGGCGACCGAGAAACGCTCGGTCGATCAGCTGATCGTCGGCGATCAGGAAAGCGCCGCGCGCATTGCCGAGGCCGTGAAGGGCGGCCAGTCGATCGCCGCCGCGGCCCGGGCCGAAGGGCTCGAACCGCGTTCGTTCGATTCGGTGACTCGCGAGGCGCTCGCCGAGGAAACCTCCGACGAAGTGGCGCAGGCGGTGTTCGCCGCTGATGCGAACAGCGCGGTCGGCCCGATCCGGTCCCCGCTCGGCTGGCAGGTGCTGCGTGTCTCCTCGGTCGAACAGGTCGCCGCGCGTTCGATCGCGGACGTGCGCGACACGCTTGCCGAGGAAGTGCGCGGAAAGAAACTGGTCCAGGCCCTGGTCACCATGCGCGACGAGATCGGCGACGCGATCGCCGATGGCGGCACCTTCCAGGAAGTGCTCGGCGATACCGGGCTGGAAGCGACATCCACCGCGCCGCTGCTCGCCAATGGCCGCAACCCGGACGAACCGGAGGCCGAGCCCGACGAGGCGCTCCAGCCGCTGCTGAGCGCAGGCTTTCAGATGAGCGCCGATTCGGAGCCGCAGCTGGTGGCGATCGACGACACGCATTTCGCCGTCATCACCGTCGCGAAAATCGTCCCCGCCACGCCGCGCCCGCTCGACGAAATCCGTGATCGCGTCGCGCGCGACTATCGCGTCGACAAGGCTGTCGCCAAGGCGCGCGAAGTCGCGGCGGAAGTGGTCGAGGCCGTGAAGGGCGGCAAGTCGCTGCGCGAGGCACTGGCCGCGACCGGCGAACGTTTGCCCCCGCCCAGCCCGATCGATACGACACGCGCGCGCATCGCACAGATGGGCGAACAGATCCCGCCGCCGGTGCAACTGCTATTCAACATGCAGCCGGGCACCGCGCGCCTGATCGAAGGCAACAGCCGCGAAGGCTATTATGTCGTCCATCTCGAGGCGATCGAACCGCATGATGCGAGTGAGGTCCCCGAGCTGGTCCAGGGCATGCACGGTTCGATCGCGCGCAGCATCGGCAACGAACTCGCCGGTCAGCTTATCGGCGCGCTGCAGCGTGACATCGGCGTTTCGCGCAATGCGGACGCGATCGCACGGGTGCGCCGCGACCTGACCAACCAGGGCAATTGA
- a CDS encoding SulP family inorganic anion transporter, protein MASAAETQGRSLLPATFGRDFASSFVVFLVAMPLCLGIAIASGVPPELGLVTGIIGGIVVGAIAGSPLQVSGPAAGLAVLVFDLVQTHGLVALGPVLILAGILQFAGGLLKLGQFFRGVSPAVVHGMLAGIGAMIVLQQVHVLIDDSPLSDGLANLAAIPGAFLGLEDDAFQALLVGLATIGAMIGWDKVKPAALRMVPGALVGVVVGTILAMAGNLAIQRIALPDNIAAGLTLPSTESMSLLADPTLLGLALAMAFIASAETLLSAAAVDKMQDRVQSKFNKELTAQGVGNFLCGIVGALPMTGVIVRSSANVQAGAETRASTILHGIWILAFVALLPFVLAEVPTAALAGVLVVTGVKLVKIKDVRHLFTRYGALPALIWGVTFVLVVTVDLLTGVVAGLIMTLLELVPQWRRMRLAIHERSHAEDDHEIELEGKATAMSIHKVAGLLDRLPRQGRIKLKLSKLEFADHTVSELVSDALVRRKQQGVRIELDHDGHPHQQRIASAIA, encoded by the coding sequence ATGGCGAGCGCCGCTGAAACACAGGGCCGATCCCTGCTCCCCGCGACGTTCGGACGGGACTTCGCGTCATCGTTCGTCGTCTTCCTGGTCGCGATGCCGCTCTGTCTCGGCATCGCGATCGCCTCGGGCGTTCCACCCGAACTGGGCCTCGTCACCGGCATCATCGGCGGTATCGTGGTCGGCGCGATCGCCGGTTCGCCGCTCCAGGTCAGCGGTCCCGCCGCCGGCCTCGCCGTTCTCGTCTTCGATCTGGTGCAGACTCACGGTCTCGTCGCGCTGGGTCCGGTACTGATCCTGGCGGGCATCCTGCAATTCGCGGGCGGGCTTCTGAAGCTCGGCCAGTTCTTCCGCGGCGTCTCCCCCGCGGTGGTGCACGGCATGCTCGCCGGGATCGGCGCGATGATCGTGCTGCAGCAGGTGCATGTGCTGATCGATGATAGTCCGCTGAGCGACGGCCTTGCCAATCTCGCCGCGATTCCGGGGGCGTTCCTAGGCCTTGAGGACGATGCCTTTCAGGCACTGCTGGTCGGGCTCGCCACGATCGGCGCGATGATTGGCTGGGACAAGGTAAAGCCTGCCGCGCTTCGCATGGTGCCCGGTGCGCTGGTCGGCGTCGTGGTCGGTACGATCCTGGCGATGGCGGGCAATCTCGCCATTCAGCGGATCGCCCTGCCCGACAATATCGCCGCCGGGCTGACGCTGCCCAGCACCGAGAGCATGTCACTGCTCGCCGATCCGACGCTGCTCGGCCTCGCGCTTGCGATGGCGTTCATCGCCAGCGCCGAAACGCTGCTTTCGGCGGCCGCGGTCGACAAGATGCAGGACCGAGTCCAGTCGAAGTTCAACAAGGAGCTGACCGCGCAGGGCGTCGGCAACTTCCTGTGCGGCATCGTCGGCGCGCTGCCGATGACCGGCGTGATCGTGCGCAGCTCGGCCAATGTGCAGGCCGGTGCGGAAACCCGCGCCTCGACCATCCTGCACGGCATCTGGATCCTCGCCTTCGTCGCGCTGCTTCCGTTCGTGCTTGCCGAAGTGCCCACCGCGGCGCTGGCGGGCGTGCTGGTTGTGACAGGCGTCAAGCTGGTGAAGATCAAGGATGTGCGCCACCTGTTCACGCGATACGGCGCTTTGCCGGCGCTGATCTGGGGCGTTACTTTCGTGCTGGTCGTCACGGTCGATCTGCTGACCGGCGTGGTCGCGGGCCTGATCATGACGCTGCTTGAGCTTGTCCCGCAATGGCGCCGCATGCGGCTTGCGATCCACGAGCGCAGCCACGCCGAGGACGATCACGAGATCGAGCTCGAAGGCAAGGCCACGGCAATGTCGATCCACAAGGTCGCCGGCCTGCTCGATCGCCTGCCCCGGCAGGGCCGGATCAAGCTCAAGCTGTCAAAGCTGGAATTCGCCGACCACACCGTTTCGGAACTGGTTTCCGATGCGCTGGTGCGGCGCAAGCAACAGGGCGTGCGGATCGAACTCGATCATGACGGCCATCCGCACCAGCAACGGATCGCATCCGCGATCGCCTGA
- a CDS encoding GFA family protein, producing the protein MTARQARCRCGAVTVACTGEPVRVSVCHCSNCKRRSGSAFAVQARFPDDAVEIIGETRGWEEVGESGSLFRHRFCPQCGVAVAYTLDSMPGVTAIPLGLFDDPHFGRLEYSVFEERKLAWVAITGDVAHYD; encoded by the coding sequence GTGACCGCGCGGCAGGCACGCTGTCGTTGCGGCGCGGTGACGGTGGCCTGCACGGGCGAGCCGGTTCGCGTCTCGGTGTGCCATTGTTCGAATTGCAAGCGACGCAGCGGCAGTGCCTTTGCCGTACAGGCCCGGTTTCCCGACGATGCCGTGGAAATCATCGGCGAGACGCGCGGGTGGGAGGAAGTGGGCGAATCCGGCAGCCTGTTCCGTCATCGCTTCTGCCCGCAATGCGGCGTGGCCGTGGCCTATACGCTCGACAGCATGCCCGGCGTCACGGCGATCCCGCTCGGCCTGTTCGACGATCCGCATTTCGGGAGGCTGGAATATTCGGTCTTCGAGGAGCGCAAGCTCGCCTGGGTGGCAATCACCGGTGACGTAGCGCATTACGACTGA
- a CDS encoding anthranilate synthase component I family protein, translating to MIEGDRAAREALGQGRPALLWTRLVADTETPVAAALKLIEPGRGDFLLESVEGGSVRGRHSFIGLAPDLVFRAIGNDAAINAHWRTDREAFVPCEQPALAALRELVAQCRMDVPPELPRALACLVGYFGYETVGLVEKLPRPPANPIDVPDMMFVRPTVLLVIDRLADALFVVSPVWPGSGDPDAAIAAGHDRIEATIARLHSTPLPAPVRIDEAPDVALEPVLPPGRYGEMVAAAKEYIAAGDIFQVVLAQRFTTPFPLPPFELYRALRRVNPSPFLYHLDLPGFSLTGSSPEILVRVRDGEVTIRPIAGTRPRGATAAEDAANRASLLADPKECAEHLMLLDLGRNDVGRVASAGSVTVTDRYTVEFYSHVMHIVSNVVGQLRDDQDALDALFAGFPAGTVSGAPKVRACQIIAELEAETRGAYAGGVGYFSPDGSMDSCIVLRTALVKDGTMHVQAGAGIVADSEAAYEQRECEAKAGALLAAAREALRQAAEPGFGQ from the coding sequence ATGATCGAAGGGGACCGCGCGGCCCGCGAGGCGCTCGGCCAGGGACGCCCGGCGCTGCTCTGGACCCGGCTGGTCGCCGACACCGAAACGCCGGTCGCCGCCGCGCTCAAGCTGATCGAGCCGGGGCGCGGCGACTTCCTCCTTGAATCGGTCGAGGGCGGATCGGTGCGCGGGCGGCACAGCTTTATCGGGCTCGCCCCCGATCTCGTCTTCCGCGCGATCGGCAACGATGCCGCGATCAACGCGCACTGGCGCACCGATCGCGAGGCATTCGTACCGTGCGAACAGCCCGCGCTTGCCGCGCTGCGCGAACTCGTCGCGCAATGCCGGATGGACGTCCCGCCCGAATTGCCGCGCGCGCTTGCCTGCCTTGTCGGCTATTTCGGCTATGAGACCGTCGGACTGGTCGAAAAGCTGCCCCGCCCGCCCGCCAATCCGATCGACGTGCCGGACATGATGTTCGTGCGCCCGACGGTGCTGCTGGTGATCGACCGGCTCGCCGACGCGCTGTTCGTCGTCAGTCCGGTCTGGCCCGGTTCGGGCGATCCTGACGCCGCGATCGCGGCGGGCCATGACCGCATCGAGGCCACGATCGCGCGCCTTCACAGCACGCCGCTGCCCGCACCCGTTCGGATCGACGAAGCGCCCGACGTCGCGCTCGAACCGGTGCTGCCGCCGGGCCGCTATGGCGAAATGGTCGCCGCGGCGAAGGAATATATCGCGGCGGGCGACATTTTTCAGGTGGTGCTGGCGCAGCGCTTCACGACGCCCTTCCCGCTGCCGCCGTTCGAACTCTATCGCGCGCTGCGCCGCGTGAACCCCTCGCCCTTCCTCTATCATCTCGACCTGCCGGGCTTTTCGCTGACCGGATCGAGCCCCGAAATCCTCGTTCGCGTCCGCGACGGCGAAGTCACCATCCGCCCGATCGCGGGCACGCGCCCGCGCGGCGCCACCGCCGCCGAGGACGCGGCGAACCGCGCCAGCCTGCTCGCCGATCCCAAGGAATGCGCAGAGCATCTGATGCTGCTCGATCTCGGCCGCAACGATGTCGGCCGTGTCGCAAGCGCGGGCAGCGTGACCGTCACCGATCGCTACACGGTCGAATTCTACAGCCATGTCATGCACATCGTGTCGAATGTCGTCGGGCAGCTGCGCGACGATCAGGACGCGCTCGACGCGCTGTTCGCGGGCTTCCCCGCAGGCACGGTGTCCGGCGCGCCCAAGGTGCGGGCGTGCCAGATCATCGCCGAACTGGAGGCCGAAACGCGCGGCGCCTATGCCGGCGGCGTCGGCTATTTCTCGCCCGACGGATCGATGGACAGCTGCATCGTCCTGCGCACCGCATTGGTGAAGGACGGCACGATGCACGTTCAGGCCGGTGCCGGCATCGTCGCCGACAGCGAAGCGGCGTACGAACAGCGCGAATGCGAAGCCAAGGCCGGCGCCCTCCTCGCCGCGGCGCGCGAGGCGCTGCGTCAGGCCGCGGAGCCCGGCTTCGGGCAATAA
- a CDS encoding carbonic anhydrase, with protein sequence MEIVGGVARFQGDVFPQQQELFRALAREGQRPSTLMVSCADSRVVPELITQSEPGDLFVCRNAGNIVPPFAQKNGGVSSTVEYAVMVLGVSHIIVCGHSDCGAMKAFFNQEALESLPNVKAWLSHAEPAYEVVRTCYHEHEEKDQIHALTLENVAIQLVHLQNHPSVAAALAAGKVSLHGWFFDIESGRILALNAEGDFVDFEPGQELPVAVPARKPRVGAAVSKAA encoded by the coding sequence ATGGAAATCGTCGGCGGTGTCGCCCGCTTTCAGGGCGACGTATTCCCCCAGCAGCAAGAGCTTTTCCGCGCGCTGGCACGTGAAGGGCAGCGCCCGAGCACGCTGATGGTCAGCTGCGCGGATTCGCGCGTTGTTCCCGAACTCATCACCCAGAGCGAGCCGGGCGACCTGTTCGTATGCCGCAACGCGGGAAATATCGTTCCACCCTTCGCGCAGAAGAATGGCGGCGTTTCCTCGACCGTCGAATATGCGGTGATGGTGCTGGGCGTCAGCCACATCATCGTCTGCGGCCATTCGGACTGCGGCGCAATGAAGGCATTTTTCAATCAGGAAGCGCTGGAAAGCCTGCCGAACGTCAAGGCGTGGCTGTCGCATGCCGAACCGGCCTATGAAGTCGTGCGCACCTGCTATCACGAGCATGAGGAAAAGGACCAGATCCATGCGCTGACGCTGGAAAACGTCGCGATCCAGCTCGTCCACCTGCAGAATCACCCCTCGGTCGCGGCCGCGCTCGCGGCGGGCAAGGTCAGCCTCCACGGCTGGTTCTTCGACATCGAATCGGGCCGCATCCTGGCGCTCAACGCCGAAGGCGATTTCGTCGACTTCGAACCGGGCCAGGAACTGCCGGTGGCGGTGCCCGCGCGCAAGCCGCGCGTCGGCGCCGCAGTCAGCAAGGCCGCGTAA
- a CDS encoding response regulator: protein MKILIVEDDGPLRLLIARVLRDHGFEAVGVSNGAEMRPLIENGDIQLVVLDIMLPGTSGLDICRWLRGHSTVPIIIISARAQETDRIVGLELGADDYLSKPFGPEELVARVRAVLRRATGQVAPAPREPTLRFAGWIIDRDRRELTAPDGSPVALSGAEYDMLITLTDSAQRVVSRDFLLEQSRERVSGASDRAVDVLVSRLRAKLRAHGGGEIIKTVRGAGYMFVPHVERR from the coding sequence ATGAAGATTTTGATTGTCGAGGATGACGGCCCTCTTCGCCTGCTGATCGCGCGTGTGCTTCGCGATCACGGATTCGAGGCCGTCGGCGTGAGCAACGGCGCCGAAATGCGCCCGCTGATCGAAAATGGCGACATCCAGCTCGTAGTGCTCGACATCATGCTGCCCGGCACCAGCGGGCTCGATATCTGCCGCTGGCTGCGCGGCCATTCGACCGTGCCGATCATCATCATCAGTGCCCGCGCGCAGGAGACCGACCGGATCGTCGGGCTGGAACTGGGCGCCGACGACTATCTCTCCAAACCGTTCGGACCCGAGGAGCTTGTCGCCCGCGTGCGCGCAGTGCTTCGCCGCGCGACGGGCCAGGTGGCGCCCGCGCCGCGCGAGCCCACGCTGCGCTTCGCGGGGTGGATCATCGATCGCGACCGGCGCGAACTGACTGCCCCCGACGGATCGCCGGTGGCGCTGTCCGGCGCTGAATATGACATGCTGATAACGCTGACCGATTCCGCCCAGCGTGTGGTGAGTCGCGATTTCCTGCTCGAACAGTCACGCGAGCGTGTTTCGGGCGCCTCGGATCGCGCCGTCGATGTGCTGGTCAGCCGGCTGCGCGCCAAATTGCGCGCGCATGGCGGCGGGGAGATCATCAAGACGGTGCGCGGTGCGGGCTATATGTTCGTTCCCCATGTAGAGCGGCGGTGA
- the tpiA gene encoding triose-phosphate isomerase yields MRRKFIAGNWKMNGLKAQLGEVESIAGAASDNSGVDVALCVPFTLIAPAVAAAGSMPVGAQDVHAAQSGAHTGCISAAMLTETGAGLVIVGHSERRADQCESSGDAWAKALAARGAGLHVILCCGETEEERDAGQTEAVVAEQIAAIPGDAHGDWLTIAYEPRWAIGTGKTPTEDEIAATHGAIRAKLGELAGKEAADTIRILYGGSMNPANAAAILALSDVDGGLIGGASLTAEKFVPIIEAAAKA; encoded by the coding sequence ATGCGGCGCAAATTCATTGCCGGAAACTGGAAGATGAACGGGCTGAAGGCCCAGCTTGGCGAAGTCGAATCGATCGCCGGCGCCGCTTCGGACAATTCGGGAGTCGATGTCGCGCTGTGCGTGCCGTTCACGCTGATCGCACCGGCAGTCGCGGCGGCCGGATCGATGCCGGTCGGCGCGCAGGACGTGCATGCCGCGCAGAGCGGCGCGCATACCGGCTGTATCTCCGCGGCGATGCTCACGGAAACCGGCGCCGGACTGGTGATCGTCGGCCATTCGGAGCGGCGCGCGGATCAGTGCGAATCGAGCGGCGACGCCTGGGCGAAGGCGCTGGCGGCGCGCGGGGCGGGGCTGCACGTCATCCTGTGCTGCGGCGAGACCGAGGAGGAACGCGACGCGGGCCAGACCGAGGCCGTCGTCGCCGAACAGATCGCGGCGATTCCCGGCGACGCGCATGGCGACTGGCTGACCATCGCCTATGAACCGCGCTGGGCGATCGGAACAGGCAAGACGCCCACCGAGGATGAAATCGCCGCCACGCACGGCGCGATCCGCGCCAAGCTGGGCGAACTGGCGGGCAAGGAAGCCGCCGACACGATCCGTATCCTCTATGGCGGATCGATGAATCCGGCCAACGCCGCCGCGATCCTGGCGCTTTCGGATGTCGATGGCGGGTTGATCGGCGGAGCGAGCCTGACGGCGGAGAAGTTCGTACCGATCATCGAAGCGGCCGCGAAGGCGTGA
- a CDS encoding sensor histidine kinase → MTRVRLWPRGLTGRVTLVLLAAILIEFFGTILVFGEAEKLLLRTGQAHRVAEQLVVADRVLRQTPPDQRANLAPRLSTRHVVITLRDTPLGPQPTSQTAEAAAREFRLWEPELRDRTLEIGLSERGSESPDRLIGALSTNDGQWIHFRSIEPIGRWAGPEGWLPSLILLVFAVLLVSALLVRTLAAPLRALAAATNRIGVTPAKVVVEPDGPQELRRLAIAFNAMQTRISELLESRTRALLAVSHDLRTPLSRMKLRIHGRLRAGDLEALRGDVDEMQAMLDSLLDFLGGGDGTQNDPAVRTDLATFVAQVAGDMRTVDPQARAIRVSGPDRLDVMTHRNALRRGLSNLIDNAVKYGGEAEIEFGSDGGWAWIEVRDHGPGIAPDLLPQVIKPFIRGDAARARDTKGFGLGLAVVMRVAKIHDGSFTLRNASPGLIAQLTLPIDGRKPQKRDETGNGNVLIRF, encoded by the coding sequence GTGACGCGCGTCCGCCTGTGGCCGCGCGGCCTTACGGGCCGGGTTACGCTGGTGCTGCTGGCGGCGATCCTGATTGAATTCTTCGGCACGATCCTGGTCTTCGGCGAGGCGGAAAAGCTGCTGCTGCGCACCGGGCAGGCGCACCGCGTCGCCGAACAGCTGGTCGTCGCCGATCGCGTGCTGCGCCAGACGCCGCCCGACCAGCGCGCGAACCTGGCGCCGCGCCTTTCCACGCGCCACGTCGTTATCACCCTGCGGGATACGCCGCTCGGCCCGCAGCCGACCAGCCAGACCGCGGAAGCGGCGGCACGCGAATTCCGGTTGTGGGAGCCCGAGCTGCGCGATCGCACGCTGGAAATCGGGCTTAGCGAGCGCGGCAGCGAGTCCCCCGATCGCCTCATCGGCGCGCTCAGCACCAATGACGGCCAGTGGATTCACTTCCGTTCGATCGAGCCGATCGGTCGCTGGGCCGGGCCGGAAGGCTGGCTGCCGTCGCTGATCCTGCTGGTCTTTGCGGTGCTGCTCGTTTCGGCGCTGCTGGTGCGCACGCTCGCCGCGCCGCTGCGTGCGCTGGCGGCGGCAACGAACCGGATCGGAGTCACGCCCGCCAAGGTGGTGGTCGAACCGGACGGCCCGCAGGAGCTGCGCCGGCTCGCCATTGCGTTCAACGCGATGCAGACACGTATTTCGGAACTGCTCGAAAGCCGCACCCGCGCGCTGCTGGCGGTCAGCCACGATCTGCGCACGCCGCTGTCGCGGATGAAGCTGCGGATCCACGGTCGGTTGCGCGCGGGCGACCTGGAGGCATTGCGCGGCGATGTCGACGAGATGCAGGCGATGCTCGATTCGCTGCTCGATTTTCTGGGTGGCGGAGACGGTACGCAGAACGATCCGGCGGTGCGCACCGATCTGGCGACATTCGTGGCGCAGGTAGCCGGGGACATGCGCACGGTGGACCCGCAGGCACGCGCGATCCGCGTATCGGGACCGGACAGGCTCGACGTCATGACGCACCGCAATGCGCTGCGCCGCGGCCTCTCCAACCTGATCGACAATGCCGTCAAATATGGCGGCGAGGCCGAAATCGAATTTGGCAGCGACGGCGGCTGGGCATGGATCGAAGTGCGCGACCACGGCCCCGGTATCGCGCCCGACCTGCTGCCGCAGGTGATAAAGCCCTTCATTCGCGGCGACGCCGCCCGCGCGCGGGACACCAAGGGGTTCGGGCTCGGCCTTGCCGTGGTAATGCGCGTCGCGAAAATCCATGATGGCAGCTTCACCTTGCGCAATGCATCGCCAGGGCTGATCGCCCAGCTGACGCTGCCTATCGACGGCAGGAAGCCGCAAAAGCGCGACGAAACCGGCAACGGCAATGTTTTGATACGTTTCTGA